The nucleotide sequence CTCCTTAAGCAATAATGGTCAAGACTCACACTGTGTTGCagttttcaatacatattttaaaatctgacCATCTAGTTGGGTGACTATGCGTAAACAACAATGGacaattattgtataattttattttcatcaagcccagaaaataatatgtaaaatgaaaCAATTCATACATTCTTTATTAAACTTAGAAACATAGAAATAGTTtacttatacaaatataaataaacaatatatccATAACTTTGAAAAGCCAGAGGTGTTTGCCTTGGTTTTTCAATCTGCAGAcctttgtcttggcagtccgttccatacccaactaagatatgacattttaaaacatacttgaaaatgtttttaattagacCCCACTTTACTGACCCAAATCTTACACTTTCCAAGTTAGTAATAAGAAAATGTCTTGTTTTGCACATCttacaaagaaaaacaaaacagaatTTGAATTAGACACTTAATTGTCTACCCAAAATATAAGAACTTATTGAGAATTCTTGACAATGTGTTATACTTCCTTGTTTATTTGCATGCtttacagtttttaataaacttcCTTATAAATGGTAAAGGAATATATTGCCAGTTATTTTTCTTCTTGGAATCGAATgaataattatcattactaatgtcatttttttaaacCACCATTTAAATTGAACCATATTCAGGAAAGGAAAGAAGCAAATCTTAACAAATAGCacctactttttaaatatataatgattttgttcataatttacataaattacaatagaGATAAATGAAAAATGTGCAGATATGAAAAAACTTGTaccttcttttttttaaaaaaaaataaatgtcatataaacaatatgttttatactATATCTGAAGTTGTTCTTCATAGGTATCACCGGCCTTTACAATGGTATATCAGCTTCTCTCCTCCGTCAACTGACATATTCTACAGCCAGGTTTGGCATTTATGAAATGGCTAAACAATCCCTTGCTCCTAAAGATGTGagtattagtaaaaaaacaGCAACTTAAAGGCATTTTAATTATGCATTTGTAGTCCAAAACAATGGTTTTTGACTTCactataaattttcttattcaGGATCTTATGTCATTGATCTGGAATTATAAAAAAGGAGATGCCCTTGTATCCAAAAGCTGTAAATCATAGCTAATAATATAGGCGTTTCTAGTATCTTTAGTTATATTCTTCCTCTATatctttactttattattttcttgtgGAATGCCATATATATACAtggtttatgtaatttattattgtaaggaTGTTACAAAAGCAAGCTGAAAGATCAAAAgttagaaaaataatgtttacccCTTGTACTTTCTATTTGTCATTCCAATTGATTTTTCCATATTCCAGGGCAGCCCAGTACCATTCTTTATGTCAGCATTTCTGGCTGGGCTTGGAGGCTTCGCTGGAGGATTTGTTGGGAATCCAGCCGATCTTGTTAATGTTAGGATGCAAAATGATGTAAAACTACCTCCAGAGCAAAGAAGAAAGTgagtatctatatatatttaaccaaaagtataaaaattatttactataagTAATATTGCTTACCTGAACAAAACATCAAGAAGCAACACATGACGACGTAATTTTTACGTTGTATCAAATTAGACATCTGTCTAGATCTCATATATCTATAGGTTTTTGGGCTCTTGTCGAGCCTGCCCGCATATGAAAGTATGGaggtgtttttaaaaatacctacagTAATTACCATTTACCCTCCCTCCTGGACATTCAGagtaaaatatacctaaaatataTACCACATTATGTCCAATTGGCATATTGCAttcatgtaataaattttatacaatgcaCCGTTATTCGCGCAAATTCTATTTGACTCaaaaacaatgaataataaataatattaggtgtaaaatatattttcctgtaATGTACTATGTAGCTAATTACGTTTTCCAATACTCTATTTTGAGTCACGTCTGTCGGCGAGGCGAAATTTGCGTCAGTTTCAAGGTACCGTGTGTAAATGTGGCTCACGAATTGTTGGCGTATGAAATACAGAAGTACTTAGTAACATTTGGTGTGCTACCGATCAAACAAACGTATTCGTAGTTGTAAAATAAACGCAACATACAGATCACTCCTGCATCTctaaagggtaggtagaggtttAACTAATTGCCATGGTCTCCCGATCTTATTTTTAACCCAGAGCAACATATGTATGTCGCTTGTATAGGCAAACACAATTGCCCAGTGTAGGgtataaatctttattattttcagttataaaaatGCGATTCATGGATTATGGAGAGTGGCTGCGGATGAAGGTGTCTTGCGACTTTGGGCTGGTGCATCTATGACATGCAGTCGAGCTGTGCTGATGACCATCGGGCAGTTGTCTTTTTACGATCAGATTAAAGTGATACTCCTTAAAACATCCTACTTTGGAGACAATGTTGTAACCCATGTCACATCCAGTTTATTAgctgtaagtattaaaattattattaactccAAATTGGtatattggaattattttatataaaagtcttgtttaattatgattcagatattggtttaaattaatcagcacttggctatatttttttttattttaaatatcatactaGTCGAATTTTCGAGACGGAGCAGTAAAGGCCTCcgtttttgcaagatttttcgtTAATACTCCGCCCCTAATGGTTatagcgtaatgttatatagtctatagcTTTCCGCAATAAATGGGCCATCccacactaaaatattttttagcaccagtagtttctaagattagcaaattcaaacaaactcttcagcgttatatattagtatagattaatattctattgttaAACCTGtgattatttatagataatcaCATAAACCGCAAAATAATCATGGCTTAACTTATCGGACGAAGTAGCAACGCTTTGTTTATAAAGCAAATACTGTAAATTACTGCTCGCCCAAAAGCCGAAAATTTTCGGTATTTATGTACTACAGCGCTATTGACACCGTCATTCAGCATTTAAGCCATTTGGTTCAATTAGCGACATCGATTCCCGACACGCAATGAATTTTGTGAATATGTCCTTAATTATTGTGGTTCGGCTTTACTGAATTTAATGTGTTCTTTGTGCTGAGTAGCTCAATTTGGCGAATAAATCCTCCTGCGTACCTAAGTATTCTGGAAAATAAAGCAAGTTTGTTTGCTTAGTATAGCGTGTGTACTTGATTTTTTCTTCGTCACAATTTTAGTGGTCGGAATTTCCgagtaaaataatgaataaaagtaattttaaacacctttatttttaatgttaaattatataatttcgtCTAGATCACATAATAACAATGGCTTTTGTTATATTCTAACATCAAGATATACATATACGCagtttatgtttctttttatatgcGCTCCTCAAAGCAGCCCCACTGCACTTGTTGGTATCGTCTAcaatcgacaaaattatgccggtctcTTTGAATATGCAGACTGATGTAGCGAGGGAGTAGGGGGAAGGAGTTACCACATGAAAAAAGGGTTGGCGCATGCCGCAATGTACTTTATAGTTACAGCCGCTACTGAAGTAGAAGGCAGCGCTGGTTTACCCTTAGCGACAAAACCTATGTAATGCTACTGTCATATATAGGTACAAaggctgatctcgaaacgcCCACATATGGCAGCTTTTAACCTTGGCCCTTAGACAAGATGCTTTTCTacaatcaaaaacataaaaatgtatgggAGTGAATTATCATAGCAATAAGCCTATTATGGggatgtcattcccatacatttatATGGTTTCTataagcgttaacgattgtagaaaaacATTACGTCcctggtatatttttttaaattagaaaataatatgccTGACGTCACCCTTATGCGATAGATAAAATGTGACATTcgtaatctatctatacttataataaatctgtagagaggtcaattctgtacatgaaatatatttccaaaataactatcagggggtgattagggatcaatactgatgccaaaaatgcaattagtaaaatttttgtctgtctgtctgtataaccgttatagaaacaaaaactactcgacggattttaacgaaacttggtacatttatttttcatactcctgagctggttatagtatacttttcatcacgctacaattaataggagcagagcagtgaagggaaatgttgggaaaacgggagaagttactccattttttaagcttccgtcgcgtgtgcaagcttaatggttaaagctacacagaaatcatgtatgactgaaatgttctccttaaaattatataaaaaatatcccacgacagcatatatctatctcttatggttgactcacaataacacgtgtaaatcccaatagcttagcagttctaagctttctcattatatttgtctactcttacgtttataacactctaagtcatccctaattaaaaaagttaacattattaaatattccataaaaagaatcatagaaatcggtatagaaacaccaaagttatatataaaatacgctaataataagccatcacgcgtgaatactaaATCATGCTATATgtttccttcgatttcaccaggatcccatcatcagaccctgaccggacaatcggaccacctgcataccaccatacattaaaaaaacatcccgacaaattgagcacctcctccatttttgaagtccgaaatccacgcgggcgaagctgcgggcggaagctagtcgcCAAATAAACGTcagtataatattgtttcttacTTCCAGGGTGGCATAGCGACTACGTTGACTCAGCCAGTGGATGTTTTAAAAACGAGGGCCATGAACGCGAAACCAGGCGAGGTGAAGAGTATATTCGCCCTCATCAGAGCCACCGGCAGGGAAGGTCCTCTAGCATTCTTCAAAGGATACATTCCAGCGTTCGCTAGACTTGCGCCTCATACTATTcttacatttgtatttttggaaCAACTTAGAATGAATTTTGgtgtgattaaatttaattaattcccaTTTGTtagattaaaatagttttttgtatatattgctAATTTGGTGTAACTGATTGCAATTTTCTTTTACTTGCATTTAGTTTTAGCGGTTGAGGATTTGTAAGTTGTTTCTGTTTCCTAGAATGCACATAGGAACTTATAGACTTTGTTACTGTGAACTCTCATAATTCGTGTATGTCGCTTACAACTGCCATGTTTAATGTAACAAgtcgaaaaattatttattgagataTTTTCCAGCAATAATTTAAGAATTCTCGCATAATTTGTTGTTAGGTTGATTGAACGACGAAGTCACGTTTGGTTATGTATGAATTTGTGTATATATTTGgaaatacacatttttaaaaaataacgataacataaataataatgattacatTTGACgagattaattaattacacaaatgAGAACATTATAGGGTGGTGTTaaggatattatttcttttgaagaatttttacttttgagaaatttacaactttactattaaataagAAGTAACTCTGAAGGCTTTAAGGTATGTATTCCCTGTTGCcttacttaataaaaacaagTCTTCCTCTACATTATTGGATGCTGTTTGCACAGTATTGTCCTAACCTCTCATTATAAATTGTCCACTTGGAAACTATTTCTCTGAGACGACCCCAGAGTCatgacaatataattaatatttttaataatatctacatGACATACtacatgttaattttatatatatttctcttttatttcaaacttctttatttatttttaaaagtttcaaataatataaaaatattatcaatccTCAATTACAAATGACATTAGGGATATATTGATTTACATGGctgtaaaaagtataaattattctgtatatttatatgttatgtatataatactaCATAGGAAGAGACTTTGTTATATGCCGCCCTGTGGctgtgttgtttatttattttctagtaTTTTTTAACTGTGCCAAAAATGTAATAgcctaaaacaattatttaaagaaatgtgCTCTTTCTCGATGTGACAACGAtatttgtaacttatttattatatttacgtcaTTGGTTATACATTCCTcagaaacaaaatacttttacgatgtaagtttaaaaatactattagaacagtttttaaaatatgttttattgttgtttcaaTATTTAGTCATTTGTTCCAATAAGTCACTTTTGACTCTAGACTAAAGTATTTTCTaggtaatttgtaaaaaatactttaagaataatacaatttataatttattcataacaatGTAACGTTTTTGATATGATATATTCTATTCGACGTCTTAGACGCGGGCACTATTagatttatatacaatttaaacgaatagtaaaatgttaaaatagtttCTAAGGTTAAACTTTGTAGAACGAAGTGTTTGTAGCGATTGGGTAATCTATAATCATGTTGATACGGGTGGCAACAAGTCGAAAAGTGTAATCATCATGAATGTTTATCTAGAATGTGTAAGTAGAGTGCGACTCATATATAAACTTACTGCAggattatgtatataattaagaaaatttgttattttatttttatgaaaatgttgagTGCTTGCTGCACTATAAATTGTCgagattatttttctaaatcttGTTTTATTGACTAGTCTCATATGTGGTGCATGTAAAATGCGACATTTTTGAAATCATAACCAAATTCAGTTTGTATTGATATACATACTTCTTTAGCAGTATACCATGTATATATTAGCAACTTCAAGCCTAATTGAATCAAAATCAGGATCGAATGCAGCCAGTCCTCTGAGTAAGTAACAATCTATGGGGCTAGAGGCCTACGTAACATCTTAAAACCTTAGTTTGAAATGTCACGCGTAAGGCAAGTAAATGATTGCCGAACAGATAATGTTATTCACATTCTGCGTCatctaataaaataactgtacttataaaatcataactGAGGATGACTGTGTTGACCCGATACTTACTTTACTTTATGCAAATTTTGAAATACAACAGCCTTTAACTGACATAAATATGCAACAATTGATTGAcctattttttgtttatcatttaaAAGATGTAAGTCAAGTGTAAGAAATTCAGAAagattcatacaaataaatgaaaggggtcttataattatagaaaaatggTGTACGCGGAAACGAGATATTGCCTGCCGTCTAAGAAGTAAATGTGGGGTTGACAACTTAGCCTCGTAGGGAGGTTTcgctaaaaaaataagtaaatggccctattataaataaagcctTTATGATCATTCAGTTGAAACTAtgtattgatgattttttttattccattggCCATTATAATAGGAAACTGATAAATTccatatcaatttaaatttcataccTCAAACAGTTTTGTAAGGAGCCATGATATACGCACAAACAAAAATGACgttccaataaaattattttttttaaagatcacTGCCCTTGTCTTTATTCCGTGGCCTTTGAGATTGTAGGCGCACCGCGTAGTTCATGCCTAGCGTCCATTCCGCGCACATACCAAAGGAAGTTAATAACTTCCGCGTACACCTCTAATTTGAAATCGATTTTGACTTGATAAATTACTTGGAATGTAGACAAAAGTTTAGTCGGTGATGTAGGATACTGAATTATTAATGTGTTCCAATTGACGCCGAGACCATGTTATATTAGTGTATAGtggtgtatttttttcaaattccaaTGTTTAATGTCTATTGTGGTTGTAGATGTAATAAATTCTTGTTACAtatagtgttttttatttagataatgaTAATGACTATTAAGATCcatgaaatagttttaatgtttattatctaCGCTCGTGTTAcactaaaacacaaaaaaatcaatttatcatGAAAACATCATATCAACGATTCCGATTTCCGAAGTTATACTTTCCTAAGTATAGGCCATTCAATTTGGACCTAAAGTGACCAACCGTCCCTCTTTCTGCGAGACCGTTCCGTAATGCCAGGCACCGTAGCCAAGATGCttttttacaaaagttatttaacACTAACGATTTAtaagaatgaaatatttttgcgaTAGATTTATCGCtatatgaatagtttttacTGTTCTTTATTAgcattaacgattgtaaaaaggcattTTGGGTACGGCGCTCGATATAGTCCCATTTTacaacaatgtttaaaatagtCCTGCAAAACGTGTTTGATGATCCCGCTTGTCCCCCGTGTCCttatttttgcaacaaattCGTGGGTTACAACATGTCTGTAAAAATGGTAGTGaccaaaaaaataatctcaAGAAAGGTACACAAAACGTCCCGCATAAATTTTTCAGAAAAATGGTCTCATTTGTGCCATTCTTGCTTTAAAATATGTCCCGCCCTATACACGTCTTATATATCAACGTCACTACGTCAACATTCCTTAATTCCTCAGAGCTTGCGCGCGgaccataattatttttggactTTATGAACAAACCAATACCACATTtgttgtattatgtttatttgtttagtacATAATTCACCATTTAACATCTCaccttaaaatttaatattcgaaATAGTTAACCTTTATTAgttgagatttaaaattttattaattggcaAAATGGACATTGacttaacttaaaattatttttttttactaagatcAAAATGGCATATTTTTAATTCCGAAGTGCATTCGAGGTACTTAAACTACCCAGGCAATAGGTATGTTATGTTTTTGCGCGTAACATCGTGCTTTGACCAGACGGCTCCAGGTATATTGTGGCGGGGCCCTGCATCCACGGCTCACCATCCACTTGCATCGCGCAGGACCCTTGTAGTTCAATCTATAAAAAACATcacaacttaatattataatttcatatatcgtcgctgtaggtggagaactaaataactcaaaatttctagtttcgagataaacgcgattaactgtttttttcgttatttttaagcattactaaaaaaacttttaataattttaatgtcactatttttatatatcttgggtcttattatctattatattatgcattaacaaaaaaaactgtgacatgaagattaaaaatataaaaaaataaaaacttcttatttaattttgccacgacaatgttttgtaagtttgctgaaataaactaaataactcgtatatttatttagttttgccacactagataccatatggtaaagtaattataaggttaaataattacaattatagagtttattaaagtgaataccattaggattttcaatatctaaattaaacaaatcaagttgtttagttcttctacacacttgattaattttgttaaacaatagactcgaggaagaattaaacaactcattttatttaatttctttactattgaacagattataagtagcagtttattgattttattatttaattatttactttttcttcaacaaaatatatattattcgaatatatttatttctccacttttaacataaaaacagctataatttcgaaacgggataagataatgaaatgcttgctaggccaaaatatgcgccatgttttgggcaacacaaaagtgatgaaagtccaaaatggccaaaatccgagttatttagttctccacctacaacgacgatatatgCCTGTAACATTGTAGAATTACACTGAAAAGGTTTGAACcactgacgtatattctatagaccgAACGTCcatgtaaactatttgttcaaaatctgaaataaaatggcaaccaaaatgtcactgttataaccaatttatttactttaacaacaaataattgtacttataCGGATTACAGTACAGTTAAATCAAACACAATGAGTACGCCGTACGGAATGctagatctagtacgtagtacatatataaagATGGTTTGAACCAATAACTCACTCCACTAGGACAGTACAAGATGGTGAATCGATATACTCTACTTCCAATGGAAGACTATGTTGCGGCAGGCGAATCTAGCTTGGGTTTCGAAAGAAAAATGTTTAGTTTAGTGACTTAAACCGTTAATTTCAAACATACCTTAAGTCTAGAAGCTTGTGCGAATCGATACGGCTCCGCTAAACCGCACTGAAGCCGCGCAATGTGGAATGATGACGAAATGCCAACTACCTGCAACACAGGTACACTGTACATGAATAAATAGTTTGCTTTGCTTTGTCTATTGTCTCTCAATTTTAACGCAGAATAATGACGTAATTTTGAACActagttaattttatatttataaaacaataaaccttCTCAATTTGAAATGGAAAAACGTGCTTTAATAGAACTTTTCAAATTTAATGgattcataaaattttcatgaTTATAAGTTTGATATCCATCGAAGATCGAGCGAAATCGGCGGAATGCTAAAACTACCCGATTAGTTGCTGCATATTCTTTTCACCTAGATGCATGAGCGTACTCAGGGAAGAGGGTTGCTGACCCTTCCCTTTTTGGATACAATACAGTACCTACATATTTCTTATGTCAGTACTTGTATATGTTGAATTATTACTTTCATTAACAATAAACTATGTAAAATTTGTACTTCGCCCCTCCTAGGTCTAAATTAGATTAGTCTAGTGGTATAAGTCTTTTATGCTCATATTTAGAGACactaaaaaatgattaaaatattattttacctcCAGTCGTCCGTCGTCTATATGTTGTTCTGGGACTTCTCCCTCGTTTCCCATTCCTGAAAAGTTATTGATAGGTACagcctcagaacaagaacaagcatagaaggaatctaaattaccctcatatacttatcctattttttcaaataggccaaaaccgttgaaaagaacgagacaaatattatgttactaaggtcggcttgcgtacactttaaaataatcaaatggttacctttggtcatctttatgatgccgaattaaaaagcaaataaaatgtcaaatgttccaacttgccaatctcaaaacaatgtcacaaacgcgcccacacaatttagttacgttatacttcagcgcgtgcttttcaaaagtggctacatgttgtgtaatatttttgttgttaattttaataaatacacagtgctgtttaagtaaaatataaccctacgaacaagcaatggcctgcgttattgtaaaaaaaaaatggtttaacatttagtttattaaattaagaaaatgttagaaatttcggaaggaatggaaatcgctgtaagtaacaaacaagaaatcggccagaatttcgtctaggcgaaagccagtacgccttctgttcttttctgactttcttagggattaaaagatacccaagaggtgtgatttgacagaagctaccaaaaatgggacagtaaaattaaaacacagcggtatcattcatgtcacatatgtttgataacttatttcaatgttaataaaactttgtcgaaatgcttagagcaaacacggtggtgttttttccaatgccaattgggacgagctatggcaacgataaatttttgcctcatagcatcatctgtggggaatctgcaatgaaacacattgtatgaaacacactatgaaaatcagatagtttcctcgaccccagccttcgcgcacggtttccaagtggcttttaccactacaccaccgtatattgaaagtaaaaggcaatttatgcaaaatagtaaactacaatatactaaaatCTATGTTATAGACAGAATaagcagcacaacactatttaacacgactacgtaaattggtaaaaatgaaaaatacttaataatgactggatcgaatggccaacagcaaaTTATAacatgactacagcataata is from Manduca sexta isolate Smith_Timp_Sample1 unplaced genomic scaffold, JHU_Msex_v1.0 HiC_scaffold_1328, whole genome shotgun sequence and encodes:
- the LOC119191301 gene encoding mitochondrial dicarboxylate carrier-like codes for the protein TICFILYLKLFFIGITGLYNGISASLLRQLTYSTARFGIYEMAKQSLAPKDGSPVPFFMSAFLAGLGGFAGGFVGNPADLVNVRMQNDVKLPPEQRRNYKNAIHGLWRVAADEGVLRLWAGASMTCSRAVLMTIGQLSFYDQIKVILLKTSYFGDNVVTHVTSSLLAGGIATTLTQPVDVLKTRAMNAKPGEVKSIFALIRATGREGPLAFFKGYIPAFARLAPHTILTFVFLEQLRMNFGVIKFN